A stretch of Sphingomonas sp. JUb134 DNA encodes these proteins:
- a CDS encoding EF-hand domain-containing protein has protein sequence MSALLLAGGGVILFRGTAQTEAPLPQPKAPPVGMAPLPPVPVTIPSAPERTREQKRFDRYDKDRDGSITRDEYLASRRKAYAKLDTNRDGQLSFDEWAVATTTKFAKADADQSIALNPAEFATTAIPRKPAARCACPAPRAEAED, from the coding sequence TTGTCGGCGTTGCTTCTGGCGGGGGGCGGCGTGATCCTGTTCCGTGGCACCGCGCAGACGGAGGCGCCGTTGCCGCAGCCAAAGGCGCCGCCCGTCGGCATGGCACCGCTGCCCCCGGTACCCGTCACGATACCCAGCGCCCCCGAACGTACCCGCGAGCAGAAGCGCTTCGATCGCTATGACAAGGACCGGGACGGCAGCATCACGCGCGACGAATATCTCGCCAGCCGGCGCAAGGCTTATGCCAAGCTCGACACGAACCGCGACGGCCAGCTCTCGTTCGACGAATGGGCGGTCGCCACCACGACCAAGTTCGCCAAGGCAGATGCGGATCAATCGATCGCGCTGAACCCGGCGGAGTTCGCGACCACCGCGATCCCGCGCAAGCCTGCCGCGCGCTGCGCCTGTCCAGCCCCGCGCGCGGAGGCAGAGGACTAG
- a CDS encoding DUF952 domain-containing protein — MSKPNAAFKVLTADQMAELEAGSFAGAPIDQQDGYIHLSTAAQLTETVDKHFAGQEGLWVAEVDLEALGDAIRWEPSRGGQDFPHLYGKLTLDTIVAYSPLEREGDGSVRLPVTG, encoded by the coding sequence ATGAGCAAGCCCAACGCCGCGTTCAAGGTTCTGACGGCCGATCAGATGGCCGAACTGGAGGCCGGCAGCTTCGCCGGTGCCCCGATCGATCAGCAGGACGGCTATATCCACCTGTCGACGGCAGCCCAGCTGACCGAGACGGTGGACAAGCACTTCGCGGGTCAGGAAGGGCTGTGGGTCGCCGAGGTGGATTTGGAGGCGCTGGGCGACGCCATCCGCTGGGAGCCTTCCCGCGGCGGTCAGGACTTCCCGCATCTCTATGGGAAGCTGACCTTGGACACGATCGTCGCCTACTCCCCGCTCGAGCGGGAAGGCGACGGCAGCGTGCGGCTGCCGGTCACCGGCTGA
- a CDS encoding SDR family NAD(P)-dependent oxidoreductase — MSGSAVVIGASGAIGGAIERALIEEGAHDRVWGFARSRTGADHLDLLDEPSIAAAAARVAAGPSPSLILIATGLLHEGDRVPERSFKELDAEWLARSYAVNAIGPALVLKHFLPLLPKTGEPVVAALSARVGSIGDNGLGGWHGYRAAKAALNMLTRNAAIEAKRQSPRAIVVGLHPGTVDSALSKPFQGNVAPGSLFAPDRAAMQLLDVIEELKPKDSGKLFAWDGAEIPF, encoded by the coding sequence ATGAGCGGCTCGGCCGTCGTCATCGGCGCCTCCGGGGCGATCGGCGGTGCGATCGAGCGCGCGCTGATCGAGGAAGGCGCGCACGACCGTGTCTGGGGCTTTGCCCGCTCCCGCACCGGGGCGGACCATCTCGACCTTCTCGACGAGCCCAGCATCGCGGCGGCGGCAGCGCGGGTTGCGGCCGGCCCCTCCCCTTCGCTGATCCTGATCGCCACCGGCCTGCTGCACGAGGGCGATCGCGTGCCGGAGCGCAGCTTCAAGGAACTGGACGCCGAGTGGCTGGCGCGCAGCTATGCGGTGAACGCGATCGGGCCGGCGCTGGTGCTCAAGCATTTCCTGCCGCTACTCCCGAAGACCGGCGAGCCGGTGGTGGCGGCGCTCTCCGCGCGCGTCGGCTCGATCGGCGACAACGGCCTGGGCGGTTGGCACGGCTATCGTGCGGCCAAGGCGGCGCTCAACATGCTGACCCGCAACGCCGCGATCGAGGCGAAGCGGCAGAGCCCGCGCGCGATCGTGGTCGGGCTTCACCCGGGCACCGTGGACAGCGCGCTGTCGAAGCCGTTCCAGGGCAATGTCGCACCCGGGAGCCTGTTCGCACCCGATCGCGCCGCGATGCAGTTGCTCGACGTGATCGAGGAGCTGAAGCCGAAGGACAGCGGCAAGCTGTTCGCCTGGGACGGCGCCGAAATCCCGTTCTGA
- a CDS encoding Lrp/AsnC family transcriptional regulator yields the protein MVLDRIDRQILSLLQEDGRMTNVELAERVGLTAPPCLRRVRALEESGTIGGYHAALNPAQLGYTITVFALVSLRSQAESDLAAFEAHVAGIPEVRECHMLNGEIDFILKIVATDLKAFQDILTTRLTTAHNVSSVKTSLTIRTSKQLPGIPVPTE from the coding sequence ATGGTTCTCGACCGTATCGACCGTCAAATCCTCTCGCTGCTTCAGGAGGACGGTCGGATGACCAATGTCGAACTCGCAGAACGTGTCGGACTGACGGCTCCGCCCTGCCTGCGGCGGGTTCGCGCATTGGAAGAGTCGGGCACGATCGGCGGTTATCACGCGGCGCTGAACCCGGCACAGCTGGGCTATACCATCACCGTGTTCGCGCTGGTGAGCCTGCGCAGCCAGGCGGAGAGCGACCTGGCGGCGTTCGAGGCGCATGTCGCCGGCATTCCCGAGGTGCGTGAATGCCACATGCTCAACGGCGAGATCGACTTCATCCTGAAAATCGTCGCGACCGACCTCAAGGCGTTCCAGGACATCCTTACCACGCGGCTGACGACCGCCCACAATGTCAGCAGCGTCAAGACCTCGCTGACGATCCGCACTTCCAAGCAGCTGCCGGGCATCCCGGTGCCAACGGAATAG
- the yaaA gene encoding peroxide stress protein YaaA, protein MIAVVSPAKSLDYETPVPASSTPSVPRLAKEAQTLAEGAASLGAEKLGKLMHISPKLAELNAARFRDFAEAPERPAVHAFAGDVYTGFEVTTLDAPAIDFAQDHLRILSGLYGLLRPLDAMRPYRLEMGTRWAPGSAKTLYDWWQGRIAELLAEDVAAEGSGVVLNLASQEYWKAVAGKLPETIRVIDVDFREPGPNGPRFLSFHAKRARGMMARWMCEHRITEVEAMRGFDSDGYRFDPQESSDTRWRFTRA, encoded by the coding sequence ATGATCGCCGTTGTTTCTCCCGCAAAATCGCTCGATTACGAAACCCCCGTTCCGGCCAGCAGCACGCCCAGTGTGCCCCGCCTGGCAAAGGAAGCGCAGACGCTTGCCGAGGGCGCCGCGTCGCTTGGCGCCGAGAAGCTCGGCAAGCTGATGCACATCTCGCCCAAGCTCGCGGAGCTGAATGCGGCCCGCTTCCGCGACTTCGCAGAGGCGCCCGAGCGCCCCGCGGTCCATGCCTTCGCCGGGGACGTCTACACCGGCTTCGAGGTGACGACGCTGGACGCGCCCGCGATCGACTTCGCGCAGGACCACCTGCGCATCCTGTCGGGCCTGTACGGCCTGTTGCGCCCGCTCGACGCCATGCGCCCCTACCGGCTCGAGATGGGCACGCGCTGGGCTCCGGGCTCGGCCAAGACGCTGTACGACTGGTGGCAGGGCCGCATCGCCGAACTGCTCGCCGAGGACGTCGCCGCAGAGGGATCGGGCGTGGTCCTGAACCTCGCCAGCCAGGAATATTGGAAGGCGGTGGCCGGCAAGCTGCCGGAGACGATCCGCGTGATCGACGTCGATTTCCGCGAACCTGGTCCGAATGGCCCCCGCTTCCTGAGCTTCCACGCCAAGCGGGCGCGCGGCATGATGGCGCGTTGGATGTGCGAGCACCGGATCACCGAGGTGGAGGCGATGCGCGGCTTCGACAGCGACGGCTATCGATTCGATCCGCAGGAAAGCAGCGACACCCGCTGGCGGTTTACCCGCGCATGA
- the gyrA gene encoding DNA gyrase subunit A, giving the protein MTDEIRLADPSDISPVSIVDEMRSSYLDYAMSVIVSRALPDVRDGLKPVHRRILFSANESGFHYNRPYRKSARIVGDVIGKYHPHGDTAIYDALARMTQDWSMRVPLIDGQGNFGSMDPDPPAAMRYTEARLHRAAAFLLDDLDKDTVDFVPNYDGSEREPSVLPARFPNLLVNGAGGIAVGMATNIPPHNLGEVIDACLLTIDRAVEGGEPVTVEELSEIVPGPDFPTGALMLGRAGARAAYAGGRGSIILRSRYTTEARGERRSIVLTEIPFQVGKSGLVEKIAEAAKDKRIEGVSDIRDESNREGVRIVIDLKRDATPDVVLNQLWRHTPAQSSFAANMLAIRGGRPELLNLKDIIDAFVSFREEVITRRSKYELAKARDRAHLLLGLVIAVTNLDEVVRIIRGAANPAAARASLLAREWPIAEIAPYIRLVEAVEAEVTGDTYRLSDAQVRAILDLRLHRLTALGRDEIGDELSKLADSIAELLEILGNRAKLYAVMRGELVQVRAEFATPRRTEIANAVDGIDDEDLIEREDMVVTVTMQGYIKRTPLDTFRAQKRGGKGRAGMATKDEDAVTSLFVTSTHTPVLFFSTAGKVYRMKVWRLPEGGPATRGRPMINLLPLAAGETISTVLPLPEDEASWSDLHVMFATANGTVRRNSMDAFTNVPTAGKIAMRFDEESDDRLIGVALLTETDDVLLATKCGKAIRFAATDVREFQSRTSTGVRGVSLAEGDEVISLSILGGFQATTEERDAYLKAAPWKEGDREVTLSPERMAEFEAAEQFILTVTANGYGKRTSAYEYRRTNRGGHGITNIVTSDRNGHVVASFPASSGEQLMLVTDQAKLIRMSVGDTRVTGRASQGVRLFHVAAQEHVVSAARIDEEEEPENEAEAIVAEERATATPPAGSTDDAIQLDDGIGPETLPERIEEEDSGSDEE; this is encoded by the coding sequence TTGACCGACGAGATTCGCCTCGCGGACCCTTCCGACATTTCCCCCGTCTCCATCGTCGACGAGATGCGGTCGAGCTACCTCGACTATGCGATGAGCGTGATCGTCTCGCGCGCGCTTCCCGACGTGCGCGACGGCCTGAAGCCGGTTCACCGGCGCATCCTGTTTTCGGCCAACGAGAGCGGCTTCCACTACAACCGCCCGTATCGCAAGTCGGCGCGCATCGTCGGTGACGTGATCGGTAAATACCACCCGCACGGCGACACGGCGATCTATGACGCCTTGGCGCGCATGACCCAGGACTGGTCGATGCGGGTGCCGCTGATCGACGGTCAGGGCAACTTCGGCTCGATGGACCCGGATCCGCCCGCAGCCATGCGCTACACCGAGGCGCGCCTGCATCGTGCGGCCGCCTTCCTGCTCGACGACCTCGACAAGGATACGGTCGACTTCGTCCCCAACTATGACGGGTCGGAGCGCGAGCCGTCGGTGTTGCCGGCGCGCTTCCCCAACCTGCTGGTCAACGGCGCGGGCGGCATCGCCGTCGGCATGGCCACCAACATCCCCCCGCACAACCTGGGCGAGGTGATCGACGCCTGCCTGCTCACCATCGACCGCGCGGTCGAGGGCGGCGAGCCCGTGACGGTCGAGGAACTGTCCGAGATCGTGCCGGGTCCGGACTTCCCGACCGGTGCGCTGATGCTGGGCCGCGCCGGTGCGCGCGCCGCCTATGCCGGCGGCCGCGGCTCGATCATCCTGCGCTCGCGCTACACGACCGAGGCGCGGGGCGAGCGTCGCTCGATCGTGCTCACCGAGATCCCCTTCCAGGTCGGCAAGAGCGGCCTGGTCGAGAAGATCGCCGAAGCCGCCAAGGACAAGCGGATCGAGGGCGTCAGCGACATTCGCGACGAATCGAACCGCGAAGGCGTCCGCATCGTCATCGACCTGAAGCGTGACGCGACCCCCGACGTGGTGCTCAACCAGTTGTGGCGGCACACGCCTGCGCAGTCGAGCTTCGCCGCCAACATGCTGGCGATCCGCGGCGGCCGTCCGGAACTGCTCAACCTCAAGGACATCATCGACGCGTTCGTCTCCTTCCGCGAGGAGGTGATCACCCGCCGGTCGAAGTACGAGCTCGCCAAGGCGCGCGACCGTGCCCACCTGTTGCTGGGCCTGGTGATCGCGGTCACCAACCTAGACGAGGTGGTGCGCATCATCCGCGGCGCCGCCAACCCGGCCGCCGCCCGCGCCTCGCTGCTGGCGCGCGAATGGCCGATCGCCGAGATCGCGCCCTACATCCGCCTGGTCGAGGCGGTGGAAGCCGAAGTCACCGGCGACACCTATCGCCTGTCGGATGCACAGGTCCGCGCGATCCTCGACCTGCGCCTCCACCGCCTGACCGCGCTCGGCCGCGACGAGATCGGGGACGAGCTGTCGAAGCTGGCGGACTCGATCGCCGAACTGCTCGAGATCCTGGGCAATCGCGCCAAGCTCTATGCCGTGATGCGCGGCGAGCTGGTGCAGGTCCGTGCCGAGTTCGCGACCCCGCGCCGGACCGAGATCGCCAATGCCGTCGACGGCATCGACGATGAGGATTTGATCGAGCGCGAGGACATGGTCGTCACCGTGACCATGCAGGGCTATATCAAGCGCACGCCGCTCGACACCTTCCGCGCGCAGAAGCGCGGCGGCAAGGGCCGCGCGGGCATGGCGACCAAGGACGAGGATGCCGTCACCTCGCTGTTCGTGACGTCCACCCATACGCCGGTGCTGTTCTTCTCGACCGCCGGCAAGGTGTATCGCATGAAAGTGTGGCGCCTGCCGGAGGGTGGCCCCGCCACGCGCGGCCGGCCGATGATCAACCTGCTGCCGCTGGCGGCGGGCGAGACCATCTCCACCGTGCTTCCGCTGCCGGAGGACGAGGCGAGCTGGTCCGACCTGCACGTCATGTTCGCGACCGCGAATGGCACCGTGCGCCGCAATTCGATGGACGCGTTCACCAACGTGCCGACCGCCGGCAAGATCGCGATGCGCTTCGACGAGGAGAGCGATGATCGCCTGATCGGCGTGGCGCTGCTCACCGAGACCGACGACGTGCTGCTCGCCACCAAGTGCGGCAAGGCGATCCGCTTCGCTGCGACCGACGTGCGCGAGTTCCAGAGCCGCACCTCCACCGGCGTGCGCGGCGTCAGCCTGGCCGAGGGCGACGAGGTGATCTCGCTGTCGATCCTGGGCGGCTTCCAGGCCACCACCGAGGAGCGCGACGCCTATCTGAAGGCAGCACCGTGGAAGGAAGGCGACCGCGAAGTCACCCTCTCGCCCGAGCGCATGGCCGAGTTCGAGGCGGCGGAGCAGTTCATCCTGACGGTCACCGCCAATGGCTATGGCAAGCGTACCTCCGCCTACGAATATCGCCGCACCAACCGCGGCGGCCATGGCATCACGAACATCGTCACCTCCGATCGCAACGGCCATGTCGTCGCCAGCTTCCCGGCGAGCTCGGGCGAGCAGCTGATGCTGGTCACCGACCAGGCCAAGCTGATCCGCATGTCGGTGGGCGACACCCGCGTGACCGGCCGCGCCAGCCAGGGCGTGCGCCTGTTCCATGTCGCCGCCCAGGAGCATGTCGTCTCCGCCGCCCGCATCGACGAGGAGGAGGAGCCGGAGAACGAGGCCGAGGCGATCGTCGCCGAGGAACGTGCAACCGCAACCCCGCCTGCGGGTTCGACCGACGACGCGATCCAGCTCGATGACGGCATCGGTCCGGAGACCCTGCCCGAGCGGATCGAAGAAGAGGACAGCGGGAGCGACGAGGAATGA
- the trmFO gene encoding methylenetetrahydrofolate--tRNA-(uracil(54)-C(5))-methyltransferase (FADH(2)-oxidizing) TrmFO, with amino-acid sequence MTHSHQIHIIGGGLAGSEAAWQLAQAGFRVRLSEMRGSGDCTPAHQGDGLAELVCSNSFRSDDAESNAVGLLHAEMRALGSLIMTKGDEHRVPAGSALAVDREGFSAGVTAALEAHPNITIVRERVDILPAEGPTIIATGPLTAPALAESIGGATGSDALAFFDAIAPIVHFDSVDMDVAWMAARWDKGGKDYINCPMDKDQYLAFHAGLLAGEKTEYREWENVPYFEGCMPIEVMAERGVDTLRYGPMKPVGLDNPRTGRWPYAVVQLRQDNAQGTLWNMVGFQTKLKHAEQVRLFRTIPGLEKAEFARLGGLHRNTFIRSPELLDPTLRLKARPHLRFAGQITGCEGYVESAAIGLMAGRFAAAELAGKDLPPPPPETALGALLGHITGGAEAETYQPMNVNFGLFPPIEGRTKKADRKKMYTARARAALADWMPA; translated from the coding sequence GTGACGCATTCCCACCAGATTCACATCATCGGCGGCGGTCTCGCCGGGTCCGAGGCAGCCTGGCAGCTGGCGCAGGCGGGCTTTCGCGTGAGGCTTTCGGAGATGCGCGGCAGCGGCGACTGCACGCCCGCGCACCAGGGCGATGGGCTGGCCGAGCTCGTCTGCTCCAACAGCTTCCGCTCCGACGATGCAGAAAGCAACGCGGTCGGGCTGCTTCACGCCGAGATGCGGGCTCTGGGATCGCTGATCATGACGAAGGGCGACGAACACCGCGTGCCCGCAGGTTCGGCTTTGGCGGTGGACCGCGAGGGCTTCTCCGCCGGGGTCACCGCCGCACTGGAGGCGCACCCCAACATCACGATCGTTCGCGAGCGGGTCGACATCCTTCCCGCGGAGGGTCCGACGATCATCGCCACCGGCCCGCTGACCGCACCCGCGCTGGCCGAGAGCATCGGCGGCGCCACCGGCAGCGACGCCCTCGCCTTCTTCGACGCGATCGCGCCGATCGTCCACTTCGACAGCGTCGACATGGACGTTGCGTGGATGGCCGCGCGCTGGGACAAGGGTGGCAAGGACTACATCAACTGCCCGATGGACAAGGACCAGTACCTCGCCTTCCACGCCGGGCTGCTCGCGGGCGAGAAGACCGAGTATCGTGAGTGGGAGAACGTCCCCTATTTCGAAGGGTGCATGCCGATCGAGGTCATGGCCGAGCGCGGCGTCGACACGCTGCGCTACGGCCCGATGAAGCCGGTCGGGCTCGACAATCCGCGTACCGGCCGCTGGCCCTATGCCGTTGTGCAGCTGCGCCAGGACAATGCCCAGGGGACGCTGTGGAACATGGTGGGCTTCCAGACCAAGCTCAAGCATGCCGAGCAGGTTCGGTTGTTCCGCACCATCCCGGGCCTGGAAAAGGCCGAGTTCGCGCGGCTGGGCGGGTTGCACCGCAACACCTTCATCCGCTCGCCCGAACTGCTCGATCCGACCCTTCGGCTGAAGGCACGGCCGCACCTGCGCTTCGCGGGGCAGATCACCGGCTGCGAAGGCTATGTCGAGAGTGCCGCGATCGGCCTGATGGCCGGCCGCTTCGCGGCGGCCGAACTTGCCGGCAAGGACCTTCCGCCGCCCCCGCCCGAGACGGCGCTGGGCGCGCTGCTCGGCCACATCACCGGCGGCGCCGAGGCGGAGACCTATCAGCCGATGAACGTCAATTTCGGCCTGTTCCCGCCGATCGAGGGCCGCACGAAGAAGGCCGATCGCAAGAAGATGTACACCGCGCGTGCCCGTGCTGCGCTTGCGGACTGGATGCCCGCCTAG